One Triplophysa dalaica isolate WHDGS20190420 chromosome 1, ASM1584641v1, whole genome shotgun sequence DNA segment encodes these proteins:
- the si:cabz01074944.1 gene encoding uncharacterized protein si:cabz01074944.1 isoform X2, producing MNAVQKTYYIFGVLLFLLQQETCAEKKPEILHKAVGSSLHLFTDYPKDSLTQIEWKFCQKTFAEYYQSKFTLFTDINYSFYGRLHTNESDISVTVKNLQLNDSGKFSIVQEGDGIQFETKEIQLHVHDPISAVKIQNNVNWLQSKNMCTFHLHCVTFGHVNASFNWSGYQVGNGPHLSFNLTAEARATLNCTASNRISVKYTTTTVMCKKENGSNVTSGESEAGITVYEDIKPDSVMKKRSESMNNGMTIYETVDDMKVTPKLPPESSYSLQTLYDKINFERHPAVTPTTSSPYQVVL from the exons ATGAACGCCGTTCAAAAGACCTACTACATTTTCGgagttcttttgtttttacttcaGCAGG AGACATGTGCTGAAAAAAAGCCAGAGATTTTACATAAAGCTGTTGGGAGTTCCCTGCATCTATTTACGGATTATCCAAAAGACAGTCTTACTCAAATtgaatggaaattctgtcagaAAACCTTTGCTGAGTATTATCAATCCAAGTTCACCCTATTTACAGATATAAACTACTCATTTTATGGAAGGTTACACACTAATGAGAGTGATATAAGTGTTACAGTTAAAAACCTTCAGTTAAATGATTCTGGAAAATTCTCAATTGTTCAAGAAGGAGATGGAATTCAATTTGAAACGAAAGAAATTCAGCTACATGTGCATG ATCCTATCAGCGCTGTAAAGATTCAGAACAATGTAAATTGGCTGCAGTCAAAAAACATGTGTACGTTTCATCTTCATTGTGTGACGTTTGGGCATGTGAATGCCTCCTTTAACTGGAGTGGGTATCAGGTGGGAAATGGACCACACTTGTCTTTCAATCTCACGGCAGAAGCGAGAGCCACATTAAACTGCACAGCCAGCAACCGTATCAGTGTCAAATATACTACTACAACTGTGATGTGCAAAAAGGAAAATGGATCAAATGTGACATCAG GGGAGAGTGAGGCTGGAATTACAGTGTATGAAGATATAAAGCCTGATTCTGTTATGAAG AAGCGGTCAGAGAGTATGAATAATGGAATGACTATTTATGAAACAGTGGATGACATGAAAGTCACTCCAAAGCTG CCTCCAGAATCTTCCTACAGCCTACAGACTCTTTATGACAAAATCAACTTTGAACGTCACCCGGCAGTCACACCCACCACTTCCTCTCCCTACCAAGTTGTGCTGTGA
- the si:cabz01074944.1 gene encoding uncharacterized protein si:cabz01074944.1 isoform X1 produces MNAVQKTYYIFGVLLFLLQQETCAEKKPEILHKAVGSSLHLFTDYPKDSLTQIEWKFCQKTFAEYYQSKFTLFTDINYSFYGRLHTNESDISVTVKNLQLNDSGKFSIVQEGDGIQFETKEIQLHVHDPISAVKIQNNVNWLQSKNMCTFHLHCVTFGHVNASFNWSGYQVGNGPHLSFNLTAEARATLNCTASNRISVKYTTTTVMCKKENGSNVTSGIPQDLLLIAVGAGIAGIAMIIAIIGAFYKWRNPKGESEAGITVYEDIKPDSVMKKRSESMNNGMTIYETVDDMKVTPKLPPESSYSLQTLYDKINFERHPAVTPTTSSPYQVVL; encoded by the exons ATGAACGCCGTTCAAAAGACCTACTACATTTTCGgagttcttttgtttttacttcaGCAGG AGACATGTGCTGAAAAAAAGCCAGAGATTTTACATAAAGCTGTTGGGAGTTCCCTGCATCTATTTACGGATTATCCAAAAGACAGTCTTACTCAAATtgaatggaaattctgtcagaAAACCTTTGCTGAGTATTATCAATCCAAGTTCACCCTATTTACAGATATAAACTACTCATTTTATGGAAGGTTACACACTAATGAGAGTGATATAAGTGTTACAGTTAAAAACCTTCAGTTAAATGATTCTGGAAAATTCTCAATTGTTCAAGAAGGAGATGGAATTCAATTTGAAACGAAAGAAATTCAGCTACATGTGCATG ATCCTATCAGCGCTGTAAAGATTCAGAACAATGTAAATTGGCTGCAGTCAAAAAACATGTGTACGTTTCATCTTCATTGTGTGACGTTTGGGCATGTGAATGCCTCCTTTAACTGGAGTGGGTATCAGGTGGGAAATGGACCACACTTGTCTTTCAATCTCACGGCAGAAGCGAGAGCCACATTAAACTGCACAGCCAGCAACCGTATCAGTGTCAAATATACTACTACAACTGTGATGTGCAAAAAGGAAAATGGATCAAATGTGACATCAG GTATTCCTCAGGACTTGTTGCTCATTGCAGTAGGGGCTGGAATTGCTGGCATTGCTATGATTATTGCAATTATAGGAGCTTTCTACAAGTGGAGAAATCCGAAAG GGGAGAGTGAGGCTGGAATTACAGTGTATGAAGATATAAAGCCTGATTCTGTTATGAAG AAGCGGTCAGAGAGTATGAATAATGGAATGACTATTTATGAAACAGTGGATGACATGAAAGTCACTCCAAAGCTG CCTCCAGAATCTTCCTACAGCCTACAGACTCTTTATGACAAAATCAACTTTGAACGTCACCCGGCAGTCACACCCACCACTTCCTCTCCCTACCAAGTTGTGCTGTGA
- the si:cabz01074946.1 gene encoding T-lymphocyte surface antigen Ly-9, whose protein sequence is MTLRGIALVIYTICIQQAWPGDEHTTGYVGKSVVLKSGEDQSSILTRVQWFIYQNTTYIASLNNGATRTERFWRYKGRLELNNKTGDLTIKNLSMDDSMTYNVKVTISEIRKESKIHLKVQERLKKPNIHQVFNFFKDGQCHIFLRCDLSDENVQLSWTLWDGFSGSYSSGNTNLTESFLWTSFSVNKYATFKCTASSGQQNETQQIKVGCIEETKLKACSSCSCASMVFLGIICTAVVFGLLYASKGKLKATCADGPLHVYQSLFKC, encoded by the exons ATGACCCTAAGAGGAATAGCTCTGGTAATCTATACTATTTGCATTCAACAAG cGTGGCCTGGGGATGAACATACAACTGGTTATGTCGGCAAGTCGGTTGTTTTAAAATCTGGTGAAGACCAGTCTTCGATACTTACCAGAGTTCAGTGGTTCATCTATCAAAACACAACTTATATTGCCAGTCTGAATAATGGGGCGACACGGACAGAAAGGTTTTGGAGATACAAGGGACGACTTGAGCTCAACAACAAAACAGGAGATTTGACGATCAAAAATCTGAGCATGGACGACAGTATGACATACAACGTGAAGGTGACAATCTCAGAAATTCGGAAAGAAAGCAAAATTCATCTAAAAGTCCAAG AACGACTCAAGAAGCCGAATATCCATCAAGTGTTTAATTTCTTCAAGGATGGCCAATGTCACATCTTTCTTAGGTGTGATCTATCTGATGAAAATGTCCAGTTGTCTTGGACACTTTGGGATGGGTTTAGTGGATCCTACAGTTCAGGAAACACAAACCTAACAGAGTCTTTTCTTTGGACGTCATTTAGTGTCAACAAATATGCAACCTTCAAATGCACTGCCTCCAGTGGTCAACAGAATGAGACACAACAGATAAAAGTGGGATGTATAG aagAAACCAAGTTAAAAGCCTGCAGTTCGTGCAGTTGTGCTTCAATGGTTTTCTTAGGGATCATATGTACAGCTGTGGTTTTTGGTTTACTATATGCTTCTAAAg GAAAGTTGAAAGCTACCTGCGCTGACGGTCCTCTTCATGTCTatcaaagtttatttaaatgttaa